One Idiomarina loihiensis L2TR genomic window carries:
- a CDS encoding M3 family metallopeptidase, giving the protein MRKTLLAVAVSAAVSLGACSDANDSSTTENKTASTEASKDSSQQAKETNPFYKPSPLLYQAPDFDAIEFKHFEPAFEKGMEEHMAEIEAIANNSAEPTFENTIVAMEKSGAILGRVSSVFYNLSSSNSNEQIRELQGKLAPKLAAHSDNIRLNAKLFARIKSLHDKRDELELDTASERLLEDTYKGFVRAGAELNEDEQQQIRDVNSQLSSLTTEFRNSLMKLTKENVIVVDSKEELAGLSDSQISSLASAAESRDMPGKYAITLTNTTRQSILTDLENRELRQRIWEASSNRGTGNTETDTRPMVAKLTQLRAEKANLLGYDTWGDYVLEENMAGNPEAAQKMLRDLVPAVVSNVESEAEEIRAMIKAEGEQHELKPWDWFYYAEKVREEKYAIDSDEVKKYFEFNRVLEDGVFYAMNQLFGITFEERNDIPVYQDDVVVYEVKDVDGSSLGLFYADYYARDSKRGGAWMSSFRTQSELMNQKPVILNNMNITKAPEGEPTLLSFDEVSTMFHEMGHALHGMFSDVKYPSQAGTSVPRDYVEFPSTFQEDWTLNPKVIANYAKHYETGEQIPDELLQKVLDARNFNQGFDTLEYISAALLDLEYHTVEPGTEISDVEKFEQDALEKNGVAIEAVPPRYRSTYFAHVFAGGYSAGYYAYMWSEVLAADAFKHMGNNGGLSLENGQAFRKEILSKGSSKDPMQQYIDWRGQEPTVEALLERRGLTNPSID; this is encoded by the coding sequence ATGCGGAAAACTTTACTGGCTGTAGCTGTGAGTGCGGCAGTATCGTTGGGAGCTTGCAGTGATGCAAATGACTCATCGACAACTGAGAACAAAACGGCTTCAACTGAAGCTTCTAAAGACAGCAGTCAACAAGCAAAAGAAACCAACCCATTCTACAAACCCAGTCCTCTGCTGTATCAGGCACCTGACTTCGATGCCATTGAGTTCAAACATTTTGAGCCTGCGTTTGAAAAGGGTATGGAAGAGCACATGGCTGAAATTGAAGCCATTGCAAATAACTCAGCAGAGCCAACATTTGAGAATACCATTGTAGCGATGGAAAAATCGGGTGCGATCCTTGGCCGTGTTTCATCAGTTTTCTACAACCTGTCATCGTCCAATAGTAATGAACAAATTCGCGAGTTGCAGGGTAAGTTAGCTCCTAAGTTAGCGGCTCATAGCGATAATATTCGTCTGAACGCTAAATTGTTTGCCCGAATTAAGTCACTTCATGACAAACGCGACGAATTAGAGCTGGATACTGCGTCAGAACGTTTATTAGAAGACACCTACAAAGGTTTTGTCCGTGCTGGTGCTGAACTAAATGAAGATGAGCAACAACAGATTCGCGATGTTAATTCGCAACTTTCCAGCCTGACCACAGAATTTCGCAACAGCTTAATGAAGTTGACCAAGGAAAACGTGATTGTCGTTGATTCTAAAGAAGAATTAGCCGGCTTAAGTGATAGTCAAATCAGTAGCTTGGCGAGTGCGGCTGAAAGCCGTGATATGCCGGGTAAATACGCCATTACTTTAACTAACACAACACGTCAGTCTATTTTGACGGATCTTGAAAACCGCGAATTGCGTCAGCGCATTTGGGAAGCGTCCTCAAACCGTGGCACAGGGAATACCGAAACCGATACTCGCCCAATGGTTGCAAAGCTAACTCAGTTGCGTGCAGAAAAGGCGAATCTATTAGGTTATGACACCTGGGGTGATTACGTTCTTGAAGAAAACATGGCCGGTAATCCAGAAGCCGCTCAAAAAATGTTGCGTGATCTGGTTCCTGCAGTTGTAAGCAACGTTGAAAGCGAAGCCGAAGAGATTCGTGCGATGATTAAGGCTGAAGGCGAACAGCATGAACTGAAACCGTGGGACTGGTTCTACTACGCAGAGAAAGTTCGCGAAGAAAAATACGCGATTGACTCTGACGAAGTGAAAAAATACTTCGAATTTAATCGTGTTCTGGAAGACGGCGTGTTCTATGCAATGAACCAACTGTTTGGCATCACTTTTGAAGAGCGTAACGATATCCCTGTTTATCAGGATGATGTTGTTGTTTATGAAGTGAAAGACGTAGACGGCTCAAGTTTAGGTTTGTTCTATGCGGACTATTATGCTCGCGACAGCAAACGCGGTGGAGCCTGGATGAGCTCGTTCCGTACTCAGTCTGAATTGATGAACCAGAAGCCGGTTATTTTGAATAACATGAACATCACTAAAGCGCCTGAGGGTGAACCAACCTTGTTAAGCTTTGATGAAGTTTCAACCATGTTCCATGAAATGGGCCATGCGTTGCACGGCATGTTCTCTGACGTGAAGTATCCATCTCAGGCAGGTACGTCTGTGCCGCGTGACTACGTTGAGTTCCCTTCAACTTTCCAGGAAGACTGGACGCTGAACCCGAAAGTTATTGCAAATTATGCAAAGCATTACGAAACGGGTGAACAGATTCCTGACGAGTTACTGCAAAAAGTACTGGATGCACGTAACTTTAACCAGGGCTTTGATACTTTAGAGTATATTTCCGCTGCGTTACTGGATCTTGAGTATCATACAGTGGAGCCGGGTACAGAAATTAGCGACGTTGAGAAGTTTGAGCAGGACGCGCTGGAGAAAAACGGTGTAGCGATTGAAGCTGTACCACCACGCTACCGTTCAACTTACTTTGCTCACGTATTTGCTGGCGGCTACTCAGCAGGTTACTACGCTTACATGTGGAGTGAAGTTCTGGCAGCCGATGCGTTTAAACACATGGGCAATAACGGTGGTTTGAGCCTTGAAAATGGCCAGGCTTTCCGTAAAGAAATTCTGTCCAAAGGCAGCAGTAAAGATCCTATGCAACAGTACATCGACTGGCGTGGTCAGGAGCCAACTGTTGAAGCCTTACTTGAGCGTCGCGGACTAACGAATCCTAGTATTGACTAA
- the dnaQ gene encoding DNA polymerase III subunit epsilon, translating to MRQVVLDTETTGIDPAKGHRIIEIGCVELINRKLTGNHFHVYINPERVVEQEAIEVHGITNDFLTDKPVFAQVVQDFIEFIKGSQLVIHNAPFDVGFMDAEFSRIRPAVGLTNDFCSVLDTLQLAREMRPGQRNSLDALCRAYDVDNSARELHGALLDAEILADVYLMMTGGQTALNLASHGKDNQGGSQKVEHQRITNRPALKVLRATADEEALHQERLARVKEEGGHCLWQDS from the coding sequence ATGCGTCAGGTCGTATTAGATACAGAAACTACCGGAATTGACCCTGCAAAGGGACACAGAATTATTGAAATAGGCTGTGTGGAGCTTATTAATCGCAAATTAACCGGTAATCATTTTCATGTTTACATTAATCCGGAGCGGGTGGTCGAGCAGGAAGCAATTGAAGTTCACGGTATAACCAATGACTTTTTAACCGACAAGCCCGTATTCGCTCAGGTGGTGCAAGATTTCATTGAATTTATTAAAGGCTCTCAGTTAGTTATTCATAATGCGCCATTTGACGTGGGCTTTATGGATGCTGAATTTAGTCGTATTCGCCCGGCGGTTGGCCTGACCAATGATTTTTGCTCGGTACTCGATACCTTGCAGCTTGCCCGTGAAATGCGCCCGGGGCAAAGAAACAGTTTGGATGCACTATGCCGCGCCTACGACGTTGATAACTCTGCGCGTGAACTGCACGGTGCCTTACTGGATGCCGAGATTCTTGCTGACGTCTATTTGATGATGACTGGTGGGCAAACGGCATTAAACCTGGCCAGCCACGGAAAAGACAATCAGGGTGGCTCACAAAAAGTGGAACATCAACGAATAACCAATCGTCCCGCATTAAAGGTTTTACGGGCAACGGCCGATGAAGAAGCATTACATCAGGAGCGTTTGGCGCGAGTCAAAGAAGAAGGTGGACATTGTCTGTGGCAAGACTCTTAG
- a CDS encoding TIGR03503 family protein, whose product MARLLAVLLVLISSSSAYAVQSFSTVDSDSKEEVEKRAMSLIEGDLTNKLPIKGQSFRIDENVEEITLLFFREPGSKPLILIKPDGSKWYDTRYPAEKVTWYTDPNFDIIRIKEPQPGPWQAAGRIDEENKALVISDIRFEAEPLPSPLFQNEELKVEGKLYNGDEVVKTSRFRQTVLLDVLFVSTNNSDFDNFGSNPSRVAQFEDDGRGHDERAGDGIFTGFFNLDVVPGEWMATYEMTTPLYQRVFESGPVEVKPLPVEFNVIQSESVDDNHQLVVRVNEDWIDPQSLVINGETSFPNGEVRKFTVSQIEGFPHSVEIANLAFGKHLIDLDIFATSVGGREFEARIDDFSFIAKEPPPPEPTAAELAERQQIELERQREQARLEREAKQKQAMTNLIIIVVVNIVLIALALVGLWWFKFRRKKVAVESDEAEAEKPEKSGKK is encoded by the coding sequence GTGGCAAGACTCTTAGCAGTATTATTGGTTTTAATAAGTAGCTCATCAGCCTACGCGGTACAGAGTTTTAGCACGGTTGACTCTGACTCGAAAGAGGAAGTTGAAAAGCGTGCGATGAGCCTTATTGAAGGCGATCTTACTAATAAATTGCCAATTAAAGGGCAAAGTTTCCGCATAGACGAGAACGTTGAAGAGATTACTCTATTATTTTTCCGCGAGCCGGGTAGCAAGCCCCTGATTCTCATCAAGCCTGATGGGAGCAAGTGGTACGATACTCGTTATCCAGCGGAAAAAGTAACTTGGTATACCGATCCTAACTTTGACATTATCCGGATAAAAGAACCTCAGCCTGGTCCCTGGCAGGCGGCTGGTCGCATCGATGAAGAAAATAAAGCCTTAGTTATTTCTGATATTCGCTTTGAAGCTGAGCCTTTACCTAGTCCATTATTCCAGAACGAAGAGCTGAAAGTAGAAGGAAAACTCTATAATGGCGACGAAGTGGTTAAAACTTCACGTTTTCGTCAGACCGTTTTGCTGGATGTTCTATTTGTCAGTACCAATAACTCAGACTTTGATAACTTCGGCTCGAATCCGTCACGTGTGGCACAATTTGAAGACGACGGGCGAGGGCATGACGAAAGAGCGGGTGATGGTATATTTACCGGTTTCTTTAATCTGGATGTTGTACCAGGTGAGTGGATGGCCACTTATGAAATGACCACCCCTCTGTACCAACGAGTGTTTGAATCAGGCCCTGTTGAGGTTAAGCCGTTACCAGTTGAATTTAATGTTATTCAGTCAGAGTCTGTGGACGATAATCATCAATTAGTCGTTCGTGTTAATGAAGACTGGATAGATCCACAGAGCCTGGTGATTAATGGTGAAACCAGCTTCCCTAACGGAGAGGTTCGTAAATTTACGGTCAGCCAGATAGAGGGTTTTCCGCACAGTGTCGAAATTGCCAACCTGGCTTTTGGTAAACACCTTATAGACTTAGATATTTTTGCCACTAGTGTCGGGGGGCGTGAGTTTGAAGCCAGAATTGATGACTTTAGTTTTATTGCAAAGGAACCGCCTCCACCTGAACCGACAGCCGCAGAGCTGGCTGAACGACAGCAAATAGAGCTTGAGCGTCAACGTGAACAGGCAAGACTAGAACGCGAGGCCAAGCAAAAACAGGCGATGACCAATCTGATCATTATTGTTGTTGTTAATATTGTTCTCATTGCGTTAGCTTTAGTTGGGCTGTGGTGGTTTAAGTTTCGTCGGAAAAAAGTTGCCGTTGAGAGCGATGAAGCGGAAGCTGAAAAACCAGAGAAAAGTGGTAAAAAGTGA
- the rnhA gene encoding ribonuclease HI, producing the protein MSNSKTVHLYTDGSCLGNPGPGGYGAVLEYGKHHKELSQGYRLTTNNRMEMLATIAGLRELKRSCHVILTTDSQYVKQGVEQWMHRWKQNGWRTSARKAVKNKDLWQQLDEEVNRHKVEWKWIKGHSGHKQNERCDELARDAATREPMLEDEGFGGE; encoded by the coding sequence ATGTCGAACTCAAAAACTGTTCATTTATATACTGATGGTTCTTGTCTGGGAAACCCGGGGCCGGGTGGCTATGGCGCTGTACTGGAATATGGAAAACATCACAAAGAATTAAGTCAGGGCTATCGTCTGACCACCAATAACCGCATGGAGATGCTGGCTACTATCGCTGGCCTGCGAGAGTTAAAGCGCTCCTGTCATGTCATTCTGACTACCGACAGCCAGTATGTGAAACAAGGTGTCGAGCAGTGGATGCATCGCTGGAAGCAAAACGGCTGGCGTACTTCTGCTCGTAAAGCGGTTAAAAATAAAGACTTATGGCAACAACTGGACGAAGAAGTTAACCGTCATAAAGTTGAATGGAAATGGATTAAAGGCCATTCCGGGCATAAACAAAATGAGCGTTGTGATGAACTGGCCCGCGACGCCGCAACGCGCGAGCCTATGCTTGAAGATGAAGGATTTGGGGGCGAGTAA
- a CDS encoding rhodanese-like domain-containing protein translates to MITAQELCGKAKSNVKEVNTEELQKAIEQGARVIDVREPAEYGQGHIRQAVNMPRGVLEMQLNQHPDVAGYDNALERIAEKPLYLICRTGGRSALAAESLQRMGLDNVYSVDGGMSAWQENKLPVVAGE, encoded by the coding sequence ATGATTACAGCACAAGAGTTATGTGGAAAAGCGAAATCGAACGTCAAAGAAGTAAACACCGAAGAACTACAAAAGGCCATAGAGCAGGGCGCGCGCGTTATTGATGTAAGAGAACCGGCTGAATATGGACAGGGGCACATTCGACAAGCGGTGAACATGCCCCGTGGTGTGTTGGAAATGCAGCTAAATCAGCACCCTGATGTGGCTGGATATGACAATGCTCTGGAACGCATCGCCGAAAAGCCTTTGTACCTTATTTGTCGAACCGGTGGTCGCTCAGCTCTGGCGGCAGAGAGCTTGCAACGCATGGGGCTGGATAATGTCTATAGCGTAGATGGCGGCATGAGTGCCTGGCAGGAAAATAAACTGCCGGTAGTTGCCGGCGAGTAA
- the dnaE gene encoding DNA polymerase III subunit alpha, protein MTAPNFVHLRVHSDFSMIDGLAKVGPICEAVAEAGMPALAITDQMNFCGLVRYYGKAHQLGLKPLIGCDFWVQADYPESEIFRLTALAMDNEGYQQITQLISKAYLRGNIKGKPVIDKDWLKEHNEGIILLSGSRQGDVGQALIKGHDSQLDAALDFYQQYFPDRYYLELVRTGRPQEENYLHKAVALAGETGLPVVATNEVVFLKEEDFDAHEIRVAIHDGYQLEDKRRPKKYSPQQYLRSSEEMSELFSDIPEAIENTVEIAKRCNVTVRLGEYFLPKFPTGDLTTEEFLIKVSEEGLEERLEFLFPDAEEREQKRPEYDERLKRELGVINDMGFPGYFLIVMEFIQWSKDNGIPVGPGRGSGAGSLVAYALKITDLDPLEFDLLFERFLNPERVSMPDFDVDFCMDRRDEVIDHVADLYGREAVSQIITFGTMAAKAAIRDVGRVLAHPYGFVDRISKLIPGDPGMTLAKAFEIEPQLGAAYDQDEEVKAIIDMARILEGVTRNAGKHAGGVVISPTKITDFSPLYCDDEGNNPVTQFDKDDVESAGLVKFDFLGLRTLTIIQWAVDMVNRRHAKSGKDPIDITSIDLTDPACFKLLKKAETTAVFQLESRGMKELIKKLLPDSFEDIIALVALFRPGPLQSGMVDNFIDRKHGREEISYPDAEYQHESLQPILEPTYGVILYQEQVMQIAQVLAGYTLGGADLLRRAMGKKKPEEMAKQREIFAKGAAQNNIDPELATKIFDLVEKFAGYGFNKSHSAAYALVSYQTLWMKTHFPAEFMAAVMSADMDNTDKIVTLADECERMGLDLLPPDVNKGEYKFTVDEQQRVVYGIGAIKGVGEAPIESIIKARQEGGPFRDLFDFCCRVDLKRMNKRILQRLIRAGAMDNLGPHRASLMATLEKAIRQAEQHLNAEKIGQSDMFGVLTTEPEAVEQEFVSVRKWSEAVWLEGERDTLGLYLTGHPINRFRAELKHYINSTLSNVTPTRKDESIAIAGLVIDVRVLTNKRGQRFAIVTLDDKTARMDVRLFSNEYESYQELLEKDRILWIKGEVRFDNFSNSNTMTAREVMAIEQARETYLRHLAITVTDEQLAKGLAGKLEKLLQPFAEGTCPIKMRYQSERVEATLNVGAQWYVNPSDELIYELQNLLGTQQVSLEF, encoded by the coding sequence ATGACTGCACCAAATTTTGTTCACTTAAGAGTTCATAGCGACTTTTCCATGATAGATGGGCTGGCGAAAGTTGGTCCAATTTGTGAGGCTGTTGCTGAAGCGGGTATGCCTGCTTTAGCCATTACCGACCAAATGAACTTTTGTGGTCTGGTTCGCTACTATGGAAAAGCGCACCAATTGGGCTTAAAGCCTTTAATAGGGTGCGATTTCTGGGTGCAGGCTGACTATCCTGAATCTGAAATTTTCCGCCTGACCGCACTGGCAATGGATAATGAAGGTTATCAGCAGATAACTCAGCTTATTTCAAAAGCTTATTTGCGCGGTAATATTAAAGGCAAGCCGGTTATCGATAAAGACTGGCTGAAGGAGCATAACGAGGGCATTATTTTGTTGTCCGGAAGCCGTCAGGGTGATGTAGGACAGGCTCTAATTAAAGGCCATGACAGCCAGCTGGATGCTGCCCTCGATTTCTACCAGCAATATTTTCCTGACCGCTATTATCTTGAGCTTGTGCGCACCGGCCGGCCTCAGGAAGAAAACTATTTACATAAAGCGGTGGCTTTAGCCGGGGAAACAGGCCTACCCGTTGTCGCTACTAATGAAGTGGTTTTCCTGAAAGAAGAAGACTTTGATGCTCACGAAATTCGTGTGGCTATTCACGACGGGTACCAGTTGGAAGATAAACGTCGGCCGAAAAAATATTCACCACAACAATATTTGCGCTCCAGCGAAGAAATGAGTGAGTTGTTTTCTGACATTCCTGAAGCAATAGAAAATACTGTTGAAATAGCCAAGCGCTGTAATGTCACTGTGCGTTTGGGCGAATACTTCCTGCCTAAGTTTCCCACTGGCGACCTGACGACTGAAGAGTTCTTAATTAAGGTTTCGGAAGAAGGGCTGGAAGAACGTTTAGAGTTTTTGTTTCCTGACGCGGAAGAGCGAGAGCAGAAACGACCAGAATACGACGAACGACTTAAGCGCGAGCTTGGTGTTATAAACGATATGGGCTTCCCCGGGTATTTCCTTATCGTTATGGAGTTCATTCAGTGGAGTAAAGATAACGGCATACCCGTAGGCCCGGGGCGCGGTTCAGGTGCAGGCTCTCTGGTGGCTTATGCACTTAAAATAACAGATTTGGATCCGCTTGAATTTGACTTACTTTTTGAGCGATTCCTTAACCCTGAACGGGTTTCTATGCCAGATTTCGATGTCGACTTCTGTATGGATCGTCGGGATGAAGTTATCGATCACGTTGCTGACCTGTATGGTCGTGAAGCGGTTTCGCAAATTATTACCTTCGGTACTATGGCGGCTAAGGCTGCGATACGCGATGTCGGACGGGTACTGGCTCATCCCTATGGTTTTGTCGACCGAATTTCCAAGTTAATACCGGGCGATCCGGGCATGACTCTGGCCAAAGCCTTTGAAATTGAGCCCCAGCTTGGCGCCGCGTACGACCAGGATGAAGAAGTTAAGGCCATTATTGATATGGCTCGTATTCTTGAAGGCGTGACTCGTAATGCTGGTAAACACGCTGGTGGCGTGGTTATTTCTCCAACCAAAATAACCGACTTCTCGCCACTGTATTGCGATGATGAAGGTAACAACCCGGTCACTCAGTTTGATAAAGACGATGTTGAGTCGGCAGGTCTGGTTAAGTTCGACTTTTTGGGTTTGAGAACGCTGACCATTATTCAGTGGGCGGTTGATATGGTGAACCGCCGGCATGCTAAGAGCGGTAAAGATCCTATTGATATTACGTCGATTGATTTAACTGATCCGGCGTGTTTTAAACTGTTGAAAAAAGCCGAAACAACGGCGGTGTTTCAGTTAGAGTCGCGTGGCATGAAAGAGCTTATTAAAAAGCTTTTGCCAGACTCTTTCGAAGACATTATCGCCCTGGTGGCGCTATTCCGGCCGGGGCCACTGCAGTCTGGCATGGTTGATAACTTTATTGACCGGAAGCACGGCAGGGAAGAAATTTCGTACCCCGATGCTGAGTATCAGCATGAGAGTTTGCAGCCCATACTAGAGCCGACTTACGGTGTCATCCTCTACCAGGAACAGGTCATGCAAATTGCCCAGGTTCTGGCTGGCTACACTTTGGGTGGCGCAGATTTGTTACGCCGTGCAATGGGTAAGAAAAAGCCCGAGGAAATGGCTAAGCAACGAGAAATTTTTGCTAAGGGTGCGGCGCAAAATAATATTGACCCTGAACTGGCGACGAAAATCTTCGACTTGGTAGAGAAATTTGCCGGTTATGGCTTTAACAAGTCGCACTCGGCTGCCTACGCTTTAGTTTCATACCAGACTTTATGGATGAAAACCCACTTCCCGGCAGAGTTTATGGCTGCGGTGATGTCCGCCGATATGGATAATACCGACAAAATTGTCACTTTGGCGGACGAATGTGAACGCATGGGACTGGACTTGCTGCCTCCGGACGTAAACAAAGGCGAATATAAGTTTACCGTCGATGAACAGCAACGAGTGGTGTACGGTATAGGCGCAATAAAAGGTGTGGGTGAAGCGCCAATTGAGTCTATTATTAAAGCCCGGCAAGAAGGCGGGCCGTTCCGGGATTTATTCGACTTCTGTTGCCGGGTTGATCTGAAGCGAATGAATAAGCGCATTCTGCAGCGCTTAATTCGTGCTGGCGCAATGGACAACTTAGGACCTCACCGTGCTTCATTAATGGCGACGCTGGAAAAAGCCATTCGTCAGGCCGAACAGCATTTGAATGCGGAAAAAATTGGTCAGTCGGATATGTTTGGGGTACTTACCACCGAACCTGAAGCGGTTGAACAGGAGTTTGTCAGCGTACGTAAATGGTCGGAAGCGGTCTGGTTGGAAGGAGAGCGCGATACCCTCGGTCTTTATTTGACTGGTCACCCCATTAACCGTTTTCGTGCAGAGCTCAAACATTACATTAATAGTACATTGTCCAATGTTACTCCTACCCGTAAAGATGAGAGTATTGCTATTGCCGGGCTGGTGATTGATGTGAGAGTACTGACCAATAAAAGAGGTCAGCGTTTTGCTATAGTGACTTTAGATGACAAAACAGCGCGCATGGATGTACGCTTATTTAGTAACGAATACGAAAGTTATCAGGAATTGCTCGAAAAAGACCGAATTTTGTGGATAAAAGGTGAGGTCAGATTTGATAACTTCAGTAATAGCAATACAATGACTGCCAGAGAAGTGATGGCAATTGAGCAGGCTCGGGAAACTTATCTCCGGCATTTAGCAATTACAGTAACGGATGAGCAGCTTGCTAAAGGTCTTGCCGGAAAACTGGAAAAGCTATTACAGCCCTTTGCTGAAGGGACTTGTCCGATAAAAATGCGGTATCAGTCGGAACGCGTTGAAGCCACGTTAAATGTTGGCGCACAATGGTATGTGAATCCGTCTGATGAATTAATATACGAATTACAGAATTTGCTGGGAACTCAGCAAGTTTCACTTGAATTTTAA
- the accA gene encoding acetyl-CoA carboxylase carboxyl transferase subunit alpha codes for MSLNFLDFEQPIAELEAQIEELKSVGNRGQLDLNLEEEVQRLTTKSQELTEKIFSDLGAWQVAQLARHPLRPYTLDYIRMIFTEFDEMAGDRSFANDEAIVGGIARLDGTPVMVIGQQKGRETKEKIRRNFGMPKPEGYRKALRLMQTAERFKMPIVTFIDTPGAYPGIGAEERGQSEAIARNLKVMARLTVPIVCTVIGEGGSGGALAIGVGDRVNMLQYSTYSVISPEGCASILWKSASKAPLAAEAMGVTAERSKELGLVDSVIPEPLGGAHRHQEEMAVRLKRQLIADLGSLQGLSHEELLDQRYRKLMSFGYC; via the coding sequence ATGAGCCTTAATTTTCTGGATTTTGAACAACCTATTGCGGAACTTGAAGCGCAAATCGAAGAACTGAAGTCTGTTGGCAACCGCGGGCAACTGGATCTTAACTTAGAAGAGGAAGTGCAGCGACTGACCACCAAGAGTCAGGAACTGACAGAGAAAATCTTTTCTGATTTAGGTGCGTGGCAGGTTGCACAGCTGGCGCGTCATCCGTTGCGTCCTTACACGCTTGACTATATTCGCATGATATTCACCGAGTTTGACGAAATGGCGGGTGATCGCTCTTTTGCTAATGACGAGGCGATTGTTGGCGGTATTGCGCGTTTAGACGGCACTCCGGTTATGGTTATAGGCCAGCAAAAAGGCCGTGAAACCAAAGAGAAGATCCGTCGTAACTTTGGTATGCCAAAGCCGGAAGGTTATCGTAAGGCGCTACGCCTGATGCAAACCGCCGAGCGTTTTAAAATGCCAATTGTTACCTTCATTGATACACCTGGAGCTTACCCGGGAATTGGTGCGGAAGAGCGCGGTCAGAGTGAAGCCATTGCACGTAACCTGAAAGTTATGGCTCGTTTAACCGTTCCTATTGTTTGTACTGTTATTGGAGAAGGTGGTTCTGGTGGTGCTCTGGCTATTGGTGTCGGTGACCGCGTTAACATGCTGCAATACAGTACGTACTCGGTTATTTCTCCGGAAGGTTGTGCTTCTATTTTGTGGAAAAGTGCCAGCAAAGCGCCATTAGCGGCAGAAGCTATGGGCGTAACCGCAGAGCGGAGTAAAGAGCTGGGTCTGGTTGATTCTGTGATACCTGAACCTTTAGGCGGCGCGCACCGCCATCAGGAAGAAATGGCGGTACGCCTTAAGCGTCAGCTGATTGCTGATTTAGGAAGCTTACAGGGCTTAAGCCATGAGGAATTGCTGGACCAGCGTTATCGTAAACTCATGTCTTTTGGTTACTGCTAA
- a CDS encoding NAD(P)/FAD-dependent oxidoreductase, whose protein sequence is MQERIVIVGGGAGGLELATMLGRKLGRKKKAKIMLIDRNSTHLWKPLLHEVASGALDSRLAELDYRGQSAREGFQFLVGTLEAVNKNEKSIQLAAIKDEQGNEVLAPRSIQYDRLILSIGSVTADFGTPGVSEHCYFLDSLRQADEFHEHLLNEFLRVNQSIEDGENTKLSLAIVGGGATGVELAAELIHSVSLLSIYGLSFLDQKHFEVRLVEAGKRLLPALPERLSASVEKKLKSLGVEVILGNPVTEVKENTLVLSEGENINANLMVWAAGVRAPDFVSEWGLKVRKNNQIEVNEYLQSVSDESIYAIGDCAGCRIDDERWVPPRAQSAHQMAECLYQNIVREYRNKPAKAFKYKDRGSLVSLSRFSAVGNLMQSKSLSMSLEGTLARWAYASLYRMHQRALHGWWKMFLLLMVDKLNHVVKPRLKLH, encoded by the coding sequence ATGCAAGAACGGATTGTAATAGTTGGTGGCGGTGCAGGCGGATTAGAATTGGCTACTATGCTGGGAAGAAAGCTGGGTCGCAAGAAGAAAGCAAAGATAATGCTAATTGACAGAAACAGTACCCACTTGTGGAAGCCGTTGTTGCACGAAGTTGCCTCAGGTGCTCTGGACTCGCGGCTGGCTGAATTGGATTATCGCGGACAAAGTGCCCGCGAGGGTTTTCAGTTTCTGGTTGGCACTTTAGAGGCTGTGAATAAAAACGAAAAGTCTATTCAATTAGCGGCAATAAAAGATGAGCAGGGTAATGAAGTGTTGGCGCCGCGCAGTATTCAATACGATAGATTAATTCTTTCCATTGGCAGTGTTACCGCAGATTTTGGAACCCCCGGAGTTAGCGAACATTGCTACTTTCTGGACTCATTACGTCAGGCCGATGAGTTCCATGAACATTTATTAAATGAATTTTTACGAGTAAACCAGTCGATCGAAGACGGCGAAAATACGAAATTGTCACTGGCTATTGTGGGCGGCGGGGCGACCGGAGTTGAGCTGGCTGCTGAACTCATTCACTCAGTGTCATTGTTGTCTATTTATGGTCTTTCTTTCCTTGATCAAAAGCATTTTGAAGTTCGTTTGGTCGAAGCCGGTAAACGATTACTGCCTGCGTTACCTGAGCGTTTGTCAGCATCGGTAGAGAAGAAACTGAAATCGTTAGGTGTCGAAGTCATATTGGGTAACCCGGTTACTGAAGTAAAAGAAAACACTCTGGTGTTGTCTGAAGGAGAGAATATCAACGCCAATTTAATGGTTTGGGCAGCTGGTGTCCGGGCTCCCGATTTTGTCAGTGAATGGGGCCTGAAAGTTCGCAAAAACAATCAAATTGAGGTAAATGAGTATCTCCAGTCAGTATCTGACGAAAGCATTTATGCTATTGGTGACTGTGCGGGTTGCCGCATAGATGATGAACGTTGGGTACCACCAAGGGCCCAGTCCGCACATCAGATGGCTGAATGTTTGTATCAGAATATTGTACGTGAGTACCGCAACAAACCGGCAAAAGCCTTCAAATATAAAGACCGGGGTTCACTCGTCTCACTGAGTCGTTTTTCGGCGGTGGGTAATTTAATGCAAAGTAAAAGTCTGTCAATGTCGCTTGAAGGCACTTTAGCGCGTTGGGCGTACGCCAGTTTATATCGTATGCACCAGAGAGCCTTACACGGCTGGTGGAAGATGTTTTTGTTGTTAATGGTGGACAAACTTAACCATGTTGTAAAACCGCGACTGAAGTTACACTGA